A genome region from Eremothecium gossypii ATCC 10895 chromosome VII, complete sequence includes the following:
- a CDS encoding C2H2-type zinc finger protein (NOHBY712; No homolog in Saccharomyces cerevisiae; Syntenic homolog of Kluyveromyces lactis KLLA0F11682g) translates to MLHYTNETPESYEAPNPAVDLYNMCKPIAPTGWSSTPEAEDISTPLPCDDSSSSDASYFTAFFFDYQHEMQLQQLQLLEQLMNPAVAGMENTPNAIPATTEAVDQSSIVFDPAKGGDFQRWLQTQDAVSEASTTFHDALDGNIPINTTQQPGVPVLQQTKAQGSVLGPPRLSPPVQNKAPQRYVCTECGKGFARASSLRTHRNIHTGDRPFTCPFKNCGKSFNARSNMLRHHKLHFRTDCGMYMLPNGETTRVKPSSRKLFALSRQQHQKYTTLPTI, encoded by the coding sequence ATGTTGCATTATACCAACGAGACTCCAGAATCTTACGAAGCACCCAACCCCGCGGTAGACCTTTATAATATGTGCAAGCCGATAGCCCCAACTGGCTGGAGTTCCACCCCAGAAGCAGAAGATATCTCCACCCCACTGCCCTGCGACGATTCCAGCAGCTCAGACGCAAGCTACTTCACTGCTTTCTTCTTTGACTATCAGCATGAAATGCAGCTGCAACAACTGCAGCTACTCGAGCAGCTAATGAATCCTGCTGTAGCTGGCATGGAAAACACGCCAAACGCAATCCCAGCCACCACAGAGGCTGTAGACCAGTCCTCGATTGTCTTCGACCCTGCAAAGGGGGGTGACTTCCAGCGCTGGCTACAAACGCAAGACGCTGTCTCTGAGGCATCAACCACCTTCCACGATGCTCTGGATGGTAACATACCGATCAATACCACACAGCAACCTGGCGTTCCAGTATTGCAGCAAACCAAAGCCCAGGGCAGCGTCCTCGGCCCCCCACGTCTTTCCCCGCCAGTCCAAAATAAGGCACCGCAGCGTTATGTCTGCACAGAATGTGGCAAAGGCTTTGCGCGTGCCTCGTCCCTGCGCACGCACAGAAATATCCATACTGGCGACCGTCCGTTCACCTGTCCCTTCAAGAACTGCGGCAAATCCTTTAACGCTAGGTCTAACATGCTCCGCCACCATAAACTGCATTTTCGTACGGACTGTGGGATGTACATGCTCCCCAATGGTGAAACAACTAGGGTCAAACCCTCAAGCAGAAAACTGTTCGCTTTGAGCAGACAGCAGCACCAAAAGTATACGACCCTCCCAACGATATGA
- the HEM12 gene encoding uroporphyrinogen decarboxylase HEM12 (Syntenic homolog of Saccharomyces cerevisiae YDR047W (HEM12)), giving the protein MQAVDRTQFAPLKNDLMLRAARGEDVERPPCWIMRQAGRYLPEYHDVKGGRDFFETCRDAEIASEITLQPVRRYAGLLDAAIIFSDILVIPQAMGMRVEMLEGKGPHFPEPLRTTEQLMKVLEYEVDVLRELDWAFRAITLTRQKLAGDVPLFGFCGGPWTLLVYMTEGGGSRLFRFAKEWIHKRPELAHKLLQKITDVAIEFLAQQVVAGCQILQVFESWGGELSPADFDEFSLPYLKQIAAAVPARLRELGITEDVPMTVFAKGSWYALDKLCDAGYNTVSLDWLWDPAEAVRINNGRVTLQGNLDPTVMYGSDETITKKTEAMIKGFGGGKKQYIVNFGHGTHPFMDPEKIRHFLEECHRIGKM; this is encoded by the coding sequence ATGCAAGCTGTTGATCGGACGCAGTTTGCGCCACTTAAGAATGACTTGATGTTAAGGGCTGCGAGGGGTGAAGATGTTGAACGACCTCCGTGCTGGATCATGCGGCAAGCAGGTCGGTACTTACCCGAATACCATGACGTGAAGGGTGGCCGTGACTTCTTTGAAACCTGCCGTGATGCTGAAATAGCTTCGGAAATCACGCTTCAGCCCGTAAGGAGATACGCAGGCCTTTTGGACGCTGCAATTATCTTCTCGGATATTCTGGTGATTCCGCAGGCGATGGGGATGCGCGTAGAGATGCTGGAGGGCAAGGGCCCGCACTTCCCCGAGCCACTCCGGACCACCGAGCAACTGATGAAGGTGCTAGAGTACGAAGTGGATGTGCTGCGTGAGCTCGACTGGGCTTTCCGGGCCATCACACTAACGCGGCAAAAGCTGGCCGGCGATGTGCCTCTCTTCGGCTTCTGTGGAGGGCCCTGGACATTGCTAGTCTACATGACCGAGGGAGGTGGCTCGCGTCTGTTCCGCTTTGCCAAAGAATGGATTCACAAACGTCCAGAACTTGCGCATAAACTACTGCAGAAAATCACTGACGTTGCAATTGAGTTTTTGGCGCAGCAGGTTGTAGCTGGTTGCCAGATCCTGCAGGTGTTCGAAAGTTGGGGTGGCGAGCTGTCCCCTGCCGACTTCGACGAATTTTCGCTGCCGTACCTGAAGCAAATTGCGGCTGCCGTTCCGGCACGTCTACGCGAACTAGGCATTACTGAAGATGTCCCAATGACGGTTTTTGCCAAGGGCTCGTGGTATGCTCTAGACAAGCTCTGCGACGCAGGCTATAACACCGTTTCCCTCGACTGGCTGTGGGATCCTGCCGAGGCCGTTCGTATCAACAACGGCAGAGTCACCCTACAGGGCAATCTGGACCCGACCGTCATGTATGGTTCCGATGAGACTATCACCAAGAAGACTGAGGCAATGATCAAAGGATTCGGTGGTGGCAAAAAACAGTACATCGTCAATTTCGGTCACGGAACGCACCCTTTCATGGACCCAGAGAAGATACGCCATTTTCTTGAGGAATGCCACAGAATCGGGAAGATGTAA
- the DSE4 gene encoding endo-1,3(4)-beta-glucanase (Non-syntenic homolog of Saccharomyces cerevisiae YNR067C (DSE4)), translated as MRGFLKTLFFTSASLDLSDIQPATVPSFSTRPDRLLTVVALKSLALPTKIDPLTISEPTSIPHYGHWTLVSTPVTRPGNSEYTTASQPSESWYDSTPHTGEGMTDILSSNRTRGTIGTTTHQNVSTPVVQPTRAGGTAGVTADDLFAPIETGGPPEVFTRQSNPLDLPKGVESNGTPYQTNKFYTNLIVGAQNSSVFVFPYSVWYNKTRQGIAISHTGKSRNISRSGDDNSAYGMSHPLGMAELVFSAAGFGADKSQLHVKEMQSDSCRLELRGSGGDSYLEMPLVQGMGWVTGIYHGGIKVAVQVPKGLKCLRAENPGTLPESTLKYRVILSNGVEWLLYITFKDQKSWKDFDLVAKDRYTLEAEKSVDGVIVQAAIAPKDQNLEEHYDNSAGMYATSFSIKGSVKDTVAEYSFEYSTEGKSQSGNTMLFALPHHIPMMTSDMESKKTGIELEAYTRGIMKGFLTNKLSFRAELDRQLSWLPYSPEIKQHNLTYNVEQLHLLANVANLELQADISSSIKGLNTYFIGKMIDKFAYILLVVCDVIGNKDITHESLTNLKTAFDLLLKNQQTFPLYYDTKFSGIVSSADWKDYHGQADFGATYYNDHHFHYGYLIHTAAVIAYVDAKLGGSWGETNKDWVNALIRDVANPSTEDNYFPVFRSFDWYHGHSFASGLFENPNGRNQESSSEDYNFAYAMKMWGKVIGDLKMELRADIMLAIMSESINKYYLYSKADTIWPEQIAKNKVPGLLFENSITYTTFFGTNIEYIHGINMLPITPVSGLIRKPSFVKEEWNEKIAPILEKIESGWKGIVVLNQALYDPKAAYKFFAAEGFDSQKYLDGGLSRTWALAFTGGLANTLGLL; from the coding sequence ATGCGCGGATTTCTCAAGACTTTATTTTTTACTTCGGCGTCACTGGATCTAAGTGATATCCAGCCTGCCACCGTGCCGTCCTTCAGCACTAGGCCAGATCGCTTGTTGACTGTCGTCGCTCTGAAATCCTTAGCGTTGCCTACAAAAATCGACCCTTTGACAATTTCTGAGCCCACCAGTATTCCCCATTATGGCCATTGGACTCTTGTGTCCACGCCAGTAACTCGGCCAGGAAACTCGGAGTACACTACAGCGTCACAACCAAGTGAGTCATGGTATGACTCCACGCCGCATACGGGGGAGGGTATGACTGATATCTTATCCTCAAATCGTACGAGGGGAACGATCGGCACGACAACACACCAAAATGTTTCTACTCCCGTTGTTCAACCAACGAGAGCTGGGGGGACTGCTGGAGTGACAGCAGATGACTTATTTGCCCCGATCGAAACGGGCGGCCCGCCAGAAGTTTTCACCAGGCAGTCTAATCCCCTAGACCTGCCCAAGGGCGTGGAAAGTAACGGAACGCCATACCAGACTAACAAATTTTATACCAACTTGATTGTGGGAGCACAGAACTCCTCGGTGTTCGTATTTCCGTATAGTGTCTGGTATAATAAGACGCGCCAGGGGATTGCAATTAGTCATACGGGGAAAAGCAGGAATATTTCACGCAGTGGCGATGACAACTCAGCATACGGTATGTCCCATCCACTCGGAATGGCCGAACTTGTATTTTCAGCTGCCGGATTTGGCGCGGACAAATCTCAATTACATGTAAAAGAGATGCAGTCGGATAGCTGTCGCTTAGAGTTACGCGGTAGCGGTGGAGATAGCTATCTAGAGATGCCACTTGTTCAGGGGATGGGTTGGGTTACAGGTATCTACCATGGTGGTATAAAGGTGGCTGTTCAGGTACCCAAGGGCTTAAAATGCCTAAGAGCGGAAAATCCAGGTACCTTACCGGAAAGCACCCTAAAGTATCGCGTGATTTTGTCGAATGGTGTAGAATGGCTACTATATATTACCTTTAAAGATCAAAAGTCCTGGAAAGACTTTGATCTGGTTGCTAAGGATCGATACACACTAGAGGCAGAGAAAAGTGTAGATGGTGTGATAGTTCAAGCGGCTATCGCCCCAAAGGACCAAAACTTGGAAGAGCACTACGATAATTCAGCAGGAATGTATGCTACTTCTTTCAGCATAAAAGGGTCTGTAAAGGACACAGTAGCGGAGTACTCATTTGAGTACAGTACTGAAGGCAAGTCTCAAAGTGGAAATACTATGTTGTTTGCGCTTCCTCACCATATACCGATGATGACATCCGATATGGAATCCAAGAAAACCGGTATTGAGCTTGAAGCTTACACAAGGGGTATTATGAAAGGATTTCTTACAAACAAACTGAGCTTTAGGGCGGAATTAGATCGGCAACTTTCTTGGCTACCATACAGTCCCGAGATAAAGCAGCATAACCTCACATACAACGTTGAACAGCTTCATCTTCTTGCAAATGTTGCAAACCTGGAGCTCCAGGCTGACATTAGCTCCTCTATCAAAGGCTTGAACACTTACTTCATAGGGAAAATGATCGATAAATTCGCCTACATTTTGCTAGTTGTATGCGACGTCATAGGGAATAAAGACATTACACATGAAAGCTTAACTAATTTGAAGACTGCATTTGATCTGCTGTTGAAGAACCAGCAGACGTTTCCACTGTACTATGATACAAAATTTTCAGGCATTGTTTCTTCCGCCGATTGGAAAGATTATCATGGTCAAGCTGACTTTGGAGCTACATACTATAATGACCATCACTTCCACTATGGTTATCTAATACACACAGCTGCCGTAATTGCATATGTCGATGCAAAACTGGGAGGATCATGGGGAGAAACAAATAAAGACTGGGTGAACGCTCTAATTCGTGATGTTGCTAACCCGTCGACTGAAGACAACTATTTCCCAGTATTCAGGTCATTTGACTGGTACCACGGCCATTCTTTTGCGTCCGGATTGTTTGAGAACCCAAACGGGCGTAACCAGGAATCATCATCAGAAGACTACAATTTTGCATACGCTATGAAGATGTGGGGCAAGGTTATTGGTGACTTAAAGATGGAGTTACGTGCTGATATAATGCTGGCGATTATGAGTGAGTCTATCAATAAATATTACTTGTATTCAAAAGCAGATACAATATGGCCCGAGCAGATTGCCAAAAATAAAGTCCCAGGCTTACTATTTGAAAATTCCATCACATATACTACATTTTTTGGCACCAACATTGAATATATTCATGGTATTAATATGCTACCTATTACACCTGTATCTGGGCTCATAAGGAAGCCAAGCTTCGTTAAAGAAGAATGGAATGAAAAAATAGCACCCATATTGGAGAAGATCGAAAGCGGTTGGAAGGGAATTGTGGTTCTAAACCAAGCTCTTTATGATCCCAAAGCAGCTTATAAATTTTTCGCTGCTGAAGGGTTTGATTCACAAAAGTACCTCGACGGAGGATTAAGCAGAACATGGGCCCTTGCATTTACGGGTGGACTTGCTAATACATTGGGTTTACTATAA
- the PFF1 gene encoding Pff1p (Syntenic homolog of Saccharomyces cerevisiae YBR074W), with translation MKLTKAVFRFRRTNLSTLLVITYLVITTLYVWDHFRYHFTLPSDYNYAQMLADAWLDLEIITQYPHPYASHANDKVHDYLLDRVKEITRDSMFAEISDDYGMGLRTLFRQEDAISGTKESTVVYYESSNVLARVQGRNSALDGLLLSAHYDSVPSGYGATDDGMGVVSMLAILTHYVKNQPERTLVFNFNNNQEFGLAGASAFFEHPWSKEISYVINLEGTGAGGKAVLFRTSDVSTAQVYAEAVRQQPFGNSMYQQGFYNGHIGTETDFQVYEDQGLRGWDIAFYRPRNLYHTAKDTVLYTSKQALWHMLHTALQLTDYMAINKPDMEDTSNAVYFDLFGKWFVVWSARSLFYWNCIILALFPSILAILFLVAYDMQLLKFNFWDAMLRLPVSVCLAYFCVKLFQVLVGQLNPYVFSRDYVSPILAEASMFIFMNYVILSSWERLRPLRDFKTVALVEVSMVLWIYLISVTRWLRDSDYTATGLYPFTIGYTFVSIGAIIGVFCATFKAKLNPEDDSYVGDSKVDIEQQQMLMQHQYQQHSQKHSNQHSPHHSTHHSAQHSVHHSPRQSIHQVPSSEQRQRDASETPHVIISVDHTAGHQEDSEVTPLLNTGTVAPFPKPVPERVSRKSFLRNVVTSILNYDWSIQFMVVTPWVTYFTWICLDLIMGAMNQTIQESAKGTTFVTHMALIGSLLLSLPMLPFTYKLHSFAGMLFLLLAVTTAVWTIVAPPFTESSPLKLRFLQTIDLDKNNSSSVYLYGRERTFMEPILDDIPSVTKYRCVEYAGDGVDICEYNGMPPRMFNNHHEAESDWTKIMTLEILKDDRNSTSRTPYQPITAELKINVEENRVCTLNFNSTAFKNWKQGVSPLREVVILHENPSSNVTPSFYNTAMKNGYYQDEFGNDHYRWNNGITELQLHKLDFKRGYYKIGLEWIPQLLYRGYDPATSSSEEDDALGVSVTCYWGEYDTDSITDGFATTNVPAYDELRKYSPKNIIYSSKEKGMVSVTKYVEL, from the coding sequence ATGAAACTAACGAAGGCTGTCTTCCGGTTCCGGAGGACAAACTTGAGCACCCTTTTGGTGATCACATATTTGGTGATCACAACTCTTTATGTGTGGGACCACTTTAGGTACCACTTTACATTGCCATCAGACTATAATTATGCGCAGATGCTTGCAGATGCCTGGTTGGATTTGGAGATCATCACACAATACCCGCATCCGTACGCGTCGCATGCAAATGACAAGGTACACGATTATTTGTTGGATAGGGTAAAGGAGATTACGCGCGACTCTATGTTTGCAGAGATCTCGGACGACTATGGCATGGGACTCCGGACGCTTTTCCGACAGGAGGATGCGATCAGCGGCACCAAGGAGTCGACGGTGGTGTACTACGAGTCCTCGAACGTGTTGGCCCGTGTGCAAGGTCGGAACTCTGCTTTGGATGGGCTACTTTTGTCTGCACACTACGATAGTGTACCATCTGGGTACGGTGCTACAGATGATGGTATGGGGGTGGTGTCGATGTTAGCTATTCTCACGCACTACGTGAAGAATCAACCCGAGAGAACTCTTGTGTTCAACTTTAATAACAACCAAGAGTTTGGCCTAGCGGGCGCATCAGCCTTCTTTGAACACCCGTGGTCAAAGGAGATCTCTTATGTGATCAACTTGGAGGGAACTGGCGCCGGTGGCAAAGCTGTGTTATTCCGGACATCAGATGTCTCGACAGCACAAGTATATGCTGAAGCGGTCCGCCAACAGCCATTTGGGAACTCTATGTACCAACAGGGGTTCTACAATGGGCATATTGGCACTGAAACTGATTTCCAAGTTTATGAAGATCAAGGTTTGCGCGGTTGGGATATCGCTTTTTACAGACCAAGGAACTTATACCATACCGCAAAAGACACTGTCTTATACACAAGCAAGCAGGCACTATGGCATATGTTACATACTGCCCTACAGTTGACGGACTATATGGCCATCAATAAGCCGGACATGGAAGATACCTCGAATGCGGTTTATTTTGACTTATTCGGGAAATGGTTTGTCGTCTGGTCTGCCAGGAGCTTGTTCTACTGGAACTGTATCATCTTAGCATTGTTCCCTTCCATTCTTGCCATTTTATTCCTAGTTGCATATGACATGCAGTTGTTGAAGTTCAATTTCTGGGATGCGATGTTAAGACTTCCCGTCTCAGTATGCCTTGCCTATTTCTGTGTCAAACTATTCCAAGTACTAGTTGGCCAGCTCAATCCTTATGTGTTTTCGCGGGACTACGTTTCTCCTATTTTGGCTGAAGCATCGATGTTTATCTTCATGAACTATGTGATCCTATCTTCATGGGAAAGATTGAGACCTTTACGTGATTTCAAGACAGTCGCACTAGTAGAGGTCTCAATGGTGTTGTGGATTTACTTGATTTCTGTTACCCGGTGGCTACGCGATTCTGACTATACTGCGACCGGGCTGTATCCATTCACAATTGGTTACACTTTTGTATCCATTGGAGCTATTATTGGTGTTTTCTGCGCTACCTTCAAAGCTAAACTCAATCCTGAAGACGACTCTTATGTTGGGGACAGTAAAGTTGATATTGAACAGCAGCAAATGTTAATGCAGCACCAATATCAGCAACACTCACAGAAACATTCAAACCAACATTCCCCGCATCACTCCACTCACCACTCAGCGCAACACTCAGTCCACCACTCCCCACGCCAGTCTATTCACCAAGTTCCAAGCTCAGAGCAGCGTCAGCGTGATGCATCGGAAACGCCGCACGTAATCATATCCGTTGATCATACAGCTGGCCACCAAGAAGATTCCGAAGTTACACCTTTGCTAAACACCGGCACGGTTGCACCATTTCCGAAACCTGTTCCTGAACGTGTTTCGAGGAAAAGTTTCCTCAGAAATGTTGTCACGAGCATACTAAATTACGATTGGAGTATTCAATTTATGGTAGTGACTCCATGGGTTACCTACTTCACGTGGATCTGCCTCGACCTAATCATGGGTGCCATGAACCAAACAATTCAGGAAAGCGCAAAGGGTACAACATTTGTTACCCATATGGCCTTAATTGGTAGTTTGTTGTTGTCATTACCGATGCTACCATTCACATATAAGTTACATTCTTTTGCTGGAATGCTGTTTTTGCTGTTGGCAGTGACAACGGCAGTCTGGACCATAGTTGCGCCTCCGTTCACTGAATCATCTCCGCTAAAATTGAGATTCTTGCAAACCATTGACCTAGATAAAAATAATTCCAGTTCAGTCTACCTATATGGCCGTGAGAGAACTTTTATGGAGCCAATCTTGGACGATATCCCAAGTGTTACCAAGTACCGCTGCGTTGAGTACGCCGGTGATGGCGTAGATATTTGCGAGTACAATGGTATGCCACCAAGGATGTTCAACAATCACCATGAAGCTGAAAGTGACTGGACCAAGATAATGACCCTCGAGATTCTAAAGGATGACCGTAATTCAACATCCAGAACACCATATCAACCAATTACTGCTGAGCTAAAAATCAATGTGGAAGAGAATAGAGTGTGCACATTGAATTTCAATAGCACTGCATTCAAGAATTGGAAGCAAGGCGTTTCACCGCTTAGAGAAGTAGTAATTCTTCATGAGAACCCCTCCTCTAATGTAACTCCCTCTTTCTATAATACCGCGATGAAAAACGGATATTACCAAGATGAATTCGGTAACGATCACTATCGCTGGAATAATGGGATTACTGAGCTACAGTTGCATAAACTAGATTTCAAGCGCGGCTATTACAAAATTGGTTTGGAGTGGATTCCACAATTATTGTACAGAGGTTATGATCCAGCGACAAGTAGTAGTGAAGAAGATGATGCTTTGGGAGTTAGTGTCACCTGTTACTGGGGTGAATATGACACAGATTCTATCACGGATGGGTTTGCGACCACAAATGTCCCTGCATATGATGAATTGAGGAAGTATTCTCCTAAGAATATCATCTATTCTAGCAAAGAGAAGGGAATGGTATCGGTCACAAAGTACGTCGAGTTGTAA
- the VMS1 gene encoding Vms1p (Syntenic homolog of Saccharomyces cerevisiae YDR049W (VMS1)) has protein sequence MADTVKQQDLYVYELLPELLTSLEVVVFDECVSEVTDGARPEQIASDRKPPSSKEDAMRCTACDLQISSANFVRDHYKSDFHKYNLKRKLNQLAPVSLEEFDRLTENDDIESISGSEAESEDDEKPGAGSALRRTRLDAVMEEELGKISPSVEISASRPTHLNTRSPLIYFNSKYLPEGSVFGVHKCLFSATGVEDPLGSMREWQKATQGERVSALFMMGGGHFAAAIVSHQRIDISGNAKRHGESLQEQAVHFLEHKTFHRYTTRRKQGGSQSVMDNAKGKANSAGSTLRRYNEAALRNDVQDLLKKWRPYLERCEHIFIRAKNVADRSVFFTENTPLTKVDPRIRTFPFTTRRPTTNELRRAWCEITYLKRTLKPKPITSERQYLPKATNDSTANKASVVRELSPAAKHTQELLSFVRKSKAPQLIAYIKKHNLSPNLTLEPSEEYLQTPTLLHYASNNGLKNMVLILLSNLKCDPTLTNHLGRTAWDLTKRKDVKQAFQIARHNLGEGFTNWEDSHIGVPLSREEVTEINTKEVEAANKEREKAVEEELQEARERQKQALEAKRGPGKILVPQLSENARNLNSLTDEQRRRLMREQRARAAEARMGLGK, from the coding sequence ATGGCAGATACGGTAAAGCAACAAGACCTCTATGTGTACGAATTACTTCCAGAACTGCTGACTTCGCTGGAAGTTGTTGTATTTGATGAGTGCGTTTCTGAAGTGACTGATGGTGCGCGCCCGGAACAAATTGCATCCGACAGAAAGCCGCCCTCGAGCAAGGAGGATGCCATGCGGTGCACTGCATGCGACTTACAGATTAGCAGTGCTAACTTTGTTCGTGACCATTACAAAAGCGATTTTCACAAGTATAACTTAAAGCGGAAGCTCAACCAGCTGGCGCCGGTTTCCCTGGAAGAGTTTGACCGTTTGACGGAGAACGATGACATCGAAAGCATCTCGGGCTCTGAAGCTGAGTCAGAGGATGATGAGAAGCCAGGCGCTGGTAGTGCGTTGCGTCGCACACGGTTAGATGCGGTCATGGAGGAGGAATTAGGGAAAATTTCCCCCTCTGTTGAAATCAGCGCGAGCCGGCCAACACATTTGAATACTAGGTCACCTTTGATATATTTTAACTCCAAGTATCTACCAGAGGGCTCTGTATTTGGGGTACACAAGTGTTTATTTTCCGCTACAGGGGTAGAGGATCCTTTGGGATCAATGCGGGAGTGGCAAAAAGCGACTCAAGGTGAACGTGTTTCAGCACTGTTCATGATGGGGGGTGGTCATTTTGCCGCAGCCATCGTATCTCACCAACGCATAGATATCAGTGGCAATGCCAAGAGGCATGGAGAATCGTTACAGGAACAGGCCGTGCACTTTCTTGAGCACAAAACGTTTCACAGATACACCACGAGGCGGAAACAAGGAGGTTCACAATCGGTTATGGATAACGCCAAGGGGAAAGCAAATTCCGCAGGCTCTACGCTACGTAGATACAATGAGGCGGCATTACGGAATGACGTTCAGGACCTGTTAAAGAAATGGAGGCCATACTTGGAACGCTGCGAACACATATTTATTAGGGCCAAAAATGTTGCGGACAGGAGCGTATTCTTTACGGAAAATACCCCATTGACCAAGGTAGACCCGAGGATTCGGACATTCCCATTCACAACCCGTAGACCTACCACAAATGAGCTAAGGCGAGCATGGTGCGAGATAACATACTTGAAGAGGACATTGAAGCCCAAGCCAATCACATCGGAGCGGCAATACCTTCCTAAAGCGACAAATGATTCCACTGCCAATAAAGCGAGCGTGGTACGCGAGCTAAGCCCGGCGGCGAAGCATACACAGGAGCTGCTTTCTTTCGTTAGGAAGTCGAAGGCTCCACAACTAATTGCCTATATCAAAAAACATAATCTATCTCCGAACCTAACTTTAGAACCATCGGAAGAATACTTACAAACGCCTACTCTCCTGCACTATGCCTCCAACAATGGCCTGAAGAACATGGTTCTTATTCTACTATCCAACTTAAAATGCGACCCCACTCTGACGAACCACTTGGGAAGAACCGCTTGGGACTTAACCAAACGTAAAGACGTGAAGCAAGCCTTCCAAATAGCTCGTCACAATTTGGGAGAAGGCTTTACCAATTGGGAGGATTCTCACATTGGCGTTCCGCTAAGCCGAGAAGAAGTAACGGAGATTAATACGAAAGAAGTTGAAGCTGCGAACAAAGAGCGAGAAAAGGCTGTCGAGGAGGAATTACAAGAAGCTCGCGAACGCCAGAAACAAGCCTTGGAAGCAAAACGTGGACCTGGTAAAATACTTGTTCCTCAACTATCAGAAAATGCACGAAATCTGAATTCTCTCACTGACGAGCAGCGCAGACGGTTGATGAGAGAGCAACGAGCAAGAGCGGCAGAGGCCAGAATGGGTTTAGGTAAGTAG